One window of Trifolium pratense cultivar HEN17-A07 linkage group LG5, ARS_RC_1.1, whole genome shotgun sequence genomic DNA carries:
- the LOC123884422 gene encoding ankyrin repeat-containing protein ITN1-like isoform X1, which produces MDTTIIEGRSISKPPYFDGTNCDEWKERIKIFIQSVDFKLWLVIKNGSKIPKKLINGLELVKSEDEFNDEDMKIMEHEAKAKNILSCALNPDDLKRVSSCQTAKEMWEELDNVVTASNINSTPVLSRVQTSEHKRPNLDFLNETGDDPMKRFLNLCVPLHKLALKGNWPEAKRILEKEEKLKHAAIARGWPTVLHIAAGANHIHFVKELLKILDENAIELKDIKGNTAFCFAAAAGNMEIVELMLKRIPHLAIERGGKGYTPIQFAALQGRCKMTWHLYDKTKHCFKDDDWNLLFFACIYTGIYDLALKMVRERNELAFARDENEETALHLLAKNQTPLDSGCHCPEVNHNPIIINPGMKNHVVFQLVKYLWTTILDKHYGKPELDEIINHPSRLIFDAAEVGNFGFLSELISVYPSLIWDVDSKNRTILHIAVLHRHVSIFHLVHQIGNIKGIIVTYEDGEEGNTLLHMAAKLAPRSQLELVSGAAFQMSVELLWFQKVKKIMLPAQIKARNSKGLTAQELFSNEHEKLRENAESWMKKTAESCMLISTVIATGVFAAAITLPGGNDGTGKPNFLKKASFLVFAISDALAFISSSTAILIFFSILVSRYGEYDFYKSLPLKLIFGLITLFISITSMMVAFSSSFFIIYYHGSKWVPICISILCFLPILLYIGLQFSLFSDIISSAYYWRTLSKPGKNMIYIQKM; this is translated from the exons atggaCACAACCATCATTGAAGGAAGATCCATTTCAAAGCCACCATACTTTGATGGTACAAATTGTGATGAATGGAAGGAACGTATAAAGATATTCATACAATCTGTTGACTTCAAACTTTGGCTTGTGATTAAGAATGGATCgaaaattccaaaaaaattaataaatggtTTAGAGTTGGTGAAATCTGAAGATGAATTCAATGATGAAGATATGAAGATCATGGAACATGAAGCAAAAgccaaaaatattttaagttgtGCCTTAAATCCAGATGATCTTAAAAGAGTTTCAAGTTGCCAAACGGCCAAAGAAATGTGGGAAGAACTTGACAA TGTAGTGACAGCATCCAATATCAATTCTACACCTGTATTATCACGAGTACAGACGTCTGAGCACAAACGTCCTAATCTTGATTTTTTAAACGAAACAG GTGATGATCCAATGAAAAGGTTTCTCAACCTTTGTGTTCCTCTCCACAAGCTAGCTCTAAAAGGAAACTGGCCAGAAGCAAAACGCATcttagaaaaagaagaaaaactaaaacatgCAGCCATAGCAAGGGGGTGGCCTACAGTGTTGCATATAGCAGCAGGTGCAAATCACATTCACTTTGTGAAGGAGCTATTGAAAATACTAGATGAAAATGCAATTGAATTGAAAGATATCAAGGGCAACACTGCTTTCTGTTTTGCTGCTGCAGCTGGAAACATGGAAATTGTTGAGTTAATGTTGAAAAGAATCCCACATTTAGCTATTGAAAGAGGTGGAAAGGGATATACTCCTATTCAATTTGCTGCATTGCAAGGTAGATGCAAAATGACTTGGCATCTATATGACAAAACCAAACATTGTTTTAAAGATGATGACTGGAATTTATTGTTCTTTGCTTGTATCTATACTGGCATCTATG ATTTGGCCTTGAAAATGGTAAGGGAGAGGAATGAACTTGCTTTTGCACGCGATGAGAATGAAGAGACAGCTTTGCATTTGTTGGCTAAAAATCAAACTCCTTTAGATTCTGGTTGTCATTGTCCAGAAGTTAATCATAATCCCATCATTATCAATCCTG GCATGAAAAATCATGTGGTTTTTCAATTGGTTAAATATCTTTGGACCACGATTCTTGACAAACACTATGGAAAACCAGAGTTAGATGAAATCATAAATCATCCTTCTCGACTAATATTTGATGCTGCAGAAGTTGGAAACTTTGGATTTTTATCAGAGCTTATTAGTGTTTATCCTAGCTTGATATGGGATGTTGATAGCAAAAATCGAACTATATTACACATAGCTGTTTTGCATCGGCATGTTAGTATCTTCCATCTCGTACATCAAATAGGGAATATAAAGGGAATCATAGTTACATATGAAGATGGCGAAGAAGGAAACACTTTATTGCACATGGCTGCAAAATTAGCACCACGCAGTCAACTTGAATTGGTTTCTGGAGCAGCTTTTCAAATGTCTGTCGAGTTACTATGGTTTCAG AAAGTAAAGAAGATAATGCTGCCAGCACAAATAAAAGCTAGAAACTCAAAAGGCTTGACTGCACAAGAACTATTCTCAAATGAGCATGAAAAACTAAGGGAAAATGCAGAGTCATGGATGAAAAAAACCGCCGAGTCTTGTATGCTGATTTCAACTGTTATTGCTACTGGTGTATTCGCTGCTGCAATTACTTTACCAGGCGGTAACGATGGCACTGGAAAACCAAACTTCTTGAAGAAAGCATCATTCTTGGTGTTTGCAATATCAGATGCACTTGCCTTCATCTCATCTTCAACCGCAATATTGATTTTCTTCTCTATACTTGTATCGCGTTATGGAGAGTATGACTTTTATAAATCACTGCCTTTAAAGCTAATATTTGGATTGATCACACTATTCATCTCCATAACAAGCATGATGGTAGCATTTAGTAGTTCCTTCTTCATAATATACTATCATGGTTCAAAGTGGGTTCCTATCTGCATTTCAATACTTTGCTTCCTCCCAATACTTTTGTACATAGGTttgcaattttcattattttcagaTATAATTTCGTCAGCCTACTATTGGAGGACTCTATCTAAGCCTggtaaaaatatgatttatataCAAAAGATGTAG
- the LOC123884422 gene encoding ankyrin repeat-containing protein ITN1-like isoform X2 produces the protein MDTTIIEGRSISKPPYFDGTNCDEWKERIKIFIQSVDFKLWLVIKNGSKIPKKLINGLELVKSEDEFNDEDMKIMEHEAKAKNILSCALNPDDLKRVSSCQTAKEMWEELDNVVTASNINSTPVLSRVQTSEHKRPNLDFLNETGDDPMKRFLNLCVPLHKLALKGNWPEAKRILEKEEKLKHAAIARGWPTVLHIAAGANHIHFVKELLKILDENAIELKDIKGNTAFCFAAAAGNMEIVELMLKRIPHLAIERGGKGYTPIQFAALQDLALKMVRERNELAFARDENEETALHLLAKNQTPLDSGCHCPEVNHNPIIINPGMKNHVVFQLVKYLWTTILDKHYGKPELDEIINHPSRLIFDAAEVGNFGFLSELISVYPSLIWDVDSKNRTILHIAVLHRHVSIFHLVHQIGNIKGIIVTYEDGEEGNTLLHMAAKLAPRSQLELVSGAAFQMSVELLWFQKVKKIMLPAQIKARNSKGLTAQELFSNEHEKLRENAESWMKKTAESCMLISTVIATGVFAAAITLPGGNDGTGKPNFLKKASFLVFAISDALAFISSSTAILIFFSILVSRYGEYDFYKSLPLKLIFGLITLFISITSMMVAFSSSFFIIYYHGSKWVPICISILCFLPILLYIGLQFSLFSDIISSAYYWRTLSKPGKNMIYIQKM, from the exons atggaCACAACCATCATTGAAGGAAGATCCATTTCAAAGCCACCATACTTTGATGGTACAAATTGTGATGAATGGAAGGAACGTATAAAGATATTCATACAATCTGTTGACTTCAAACTTTGGCTTGTGATTAAGAATGGATCgaaaattccaaaaaaattaataaatggtTTAGAGTTGGTGAAATCTGAAGATGAATTCAATGATGAAGATATGAAGATCATGGAACATGAAGCAAAAgccaaaaatattttaagttgtGCCTTAAATCCAGATGATCTTAAAAGAGTTTCAAGTTGCCAAACGGCCAAAGAAATGTGGGAAGAACTTGACAA TGTAGTGACAGCATCCAATATCAATTCTACACCTGTATTATCACGAGTACAGACGTCTGAGCACAAACGTCCTAATCTTGATTTTTTAAACGAAACAG GTGATGATCCAATGAAAAGGTTTCTCAACCTTTGTGTTCCTCTCCACAAGCTAGCTCTAAAAGGAAACTGGCCAGAAGCAAAACGCATcttagaaaaagaagaaaaactaaaacatgCAGCCATAGCAAGGGGGTGGCCTACAGTGTTGCATATAGCAGCAGGTGCAAATCACATTCACTTTGTGAAGGAGCTATTGAAAATACTAGATGAAAATGCAATTGAATTGAAAGATATCAAGGGCAACACTGCTTTCTGTTTTGCTGCTGCAGCTGGAAACATGGAAATTGTTGAGTTAATGTTGAAAAGAATCCCACATTTAGCTATTGAAAGAGGTGGAAAGGGATATACTCCTATTCAATTTGCTGCATTGCAAG ATTTGGCCTTGAAAATGGTAAGGGAGAGGAATGAACTTGCTTTTGCACGCGATGAGAATGAAGAGACAGCTTTGCATTTGTTGGCTAAAAATCAAACTCCTTTAGATTCTGGTTGTCATTGTCCAGAAGTTAATCATAATCCCATCATTATCAATCCTG GCATGAAAAATCATGTGGTTTTTCAATTGGTTAAATATCTTTGGACCACGATTCTTGACAAACACTATGGAAAACCAGAGTTAGATGAAATCATAAATCATCCTTCTCGACTAATATTTGATGCTGCAGAAGTTGGAAACTTTGGATTTTTATCAGAGCTTATTAGTGTTTATCCTAGCTTGATATGGGATGTTGATAGCAAAAATCGAACTATATTACACATAGCTGTTTTGCATCGGCATGTTAGTATCTTCCATCTCGTACATCAAATAGGGAATATAAAGGGAATCATAGTTACATATGAAGATGGCGAAGAAGGAAACACTTTATTGCACATGGCTGCAAAATTAGCACCACGCAGTCAACTTGAATTGGTTTCTGGAGCAGCTTTTCAAATGTCTGTCGAGTTACTATGGTTTCAG AAAGTAAAGAAGATAATGCTGCCAGCACAAATAAAAGCTAGAAACTCAAAAGGCTTGACTGCACAAGAACTATTCTCAAATGAGCATGAAAAACTAAGGGAAAATGCAGAGTCATGGATGAAAAAAACCGCCGAGTCTTGTATGCTGATTTCAACTGTTATTGCTACTGGTGTATTCGCTGCTGCAATTACTTTACCAGGCGGTAACGATGGCACTGGAAAACCAAACTTCTTGAAGAAAGCATCATTCTTGGTGTTTGCAATATCAGATGCACTTGCCTTCATCTCATCTTCAACCGCAATATTGATTTTCTTCTCTATACTTGTATCGCGTTATGGAGAGTATGACTTTTATAAATCACTGCCTTTAAAGCTAATATTTGGATTGATCACACTATTCATCTCCATAACAAGCATGATGGTAGCATTTAGTAGTTCCTTCTTCATAATATACTATCATGGTTCAAAGTGGGTTCCTATCTGCATTTCAATACTTTGCTTCCTCCCAATACTTTTGTACATAGGTttgcaattttcattattttcagaTATAATTTCGTCAGCCTACTATTGGAGGACTCTATCTAAGCCTggtaaaaatatgatttatataCAAAAGATGTAG